Proteins from a single region of bacterium:
- a CDS encoding alpha-mannosidase: MIRLETIRERIRQLEPFTIIKRIEPWKAKVAYYEAPGKYKFLGEKTINMGDIWGNPNETVFLTTSIELPDRDNLALELVLGGEALVRINGDSYQGLDNNRRIVPLPKLNEVEIEIEAFCPPAHSFRSAGPLTLQRSFLVGINREVYDYYFDLISFLEIVENETDPLIRGTLLSAMERSIKEDDYKKAREVLWEGVDLPKPPGEIHLLGQSHIDIAWLWPLKETVRKCGRTFSTIINLLREFPEFRYAQSEPQAYEFVKLHYPDVYEKIKEMVKEGRWELVGGMWLEPDCNIPSGESFVRQLLYGKRFFMEEFGIETKIEWLPDVFGFSAALPQILKKAGMDYFMTIKIGWNDTNRFPYTHFLWRGIDGTTIETFFPRALNQDINVRELREAWQRLQETGPAPEIAYLYGYGDGGGGPTREQIEKGKRFSKLPALPSLKFSTAKEFFESIKGKENLPVWDDELYLERHRGTLTTQARNKRWNRKAEFLLRDAEFLSFFSGSYPKEKFDRAWKLVLLNQFHDILPGSSIGEVYVDSERDYKEIFSIGEEIKGNALRILGERINTEGDGKEAVIVFNSLSFPRKSLVEIELPRGVKVNADCQRLGEKLLFTADVPPMGYRVYQVIEGEPEEGGLTVREDHLENDLFSLDVDDEGRITRLYDKVNDREVLSAPGNELLLFHDLGDAWEVEKDYEVKSWKLGKVKKQVVERGPLRGVLRLEWQFGNSRMVQDLTIYRDIPRIDFVTYVDWREKHKLLKVAFPVNVRARYATYNIAYGNLQRPTHRNTSWEQARFEVSGHKWADLSDSSYGVSLMNDCKYGYDIRDNVMRLSLLRAPTAPDPEADQGEHWFTYALHPHKAGLDSTIEWAYDLNVPLIAKIESIHKGDLPSQCSFMSAEGVIIGAVKKAEDDDSLIIRCYEPLGRWTRAQIKITSDIKEAVECDLLERPTDEVEISDNTLLFDVHPFEIKTFKLQ, encoded by the coding sequence ATGATAAGACTGGAGACAATAAGAGAGAGAATAAGACAGCTTGAACCATTTACAATCATAAAGAGGATTGAGCCATGGAAAGCGAAAGTAGCCTATTATGAAGCGCCGGGAAAATATAAGTTCTTGGGGGAGAAAACGATAAATATGGGGGATATTTGGGGAAATCCCAATGAGACCGTTTTTCTTACAACTTCTATAGAGCTCCCCGATAGGGATAATCTCGCGTTAGAGCTCGTTTTGGGTGGGGAGGCACTGGTTAGGATAAACGGTGATTCTTATCAGGGATTGGATAACAACAGAAGAATCGTTCCTCTGCCTAAACTAAATGAAGTGGAGATAGAAATTGAAGCTTTTTGTCCTCCCGCCCATTCCTTCCGCTCCGCTGGTCCCTTAACCCTTCAGCGGTCCTTCCTTGTTGGGATAAACAGGGAAGTTTACGATTATTATTTTGACCTCATATCCTTTTTGGAGATTGTGGAGAACGAAACAGACCCCCTGATAAGGGGAACTCTCCTATCAGCGATGGAGAGGTCAATTAAAGAAGACGATTATAAGAAAGCCAGGGAGGTTCTCTGGGAAGGCGTTGACCTACCTAAGCCCCCTGGGGAAATCCACCTTTTAGGGCAATCTCACATTGATATTGCCTGGCTCTGGCCATTGAAGGAAACCGTTCGCAAATGTGGTCGCACCTTCTCAACGATAATCAATCTCTTGAGGGAATTTCCCGAATTTCGCTATGCTCAAAGCGAGCCACAAGCCTATGAATTCGTCAAGCTCCATTATCCCGATGTCTACGAGAAGATAAAGGAGATGGTTAAGGAAGGGAGATGGGAGCTCGTGGGAGGGATGTGGCTTGAACCCGATTGCAACATCCCCTCAGGGGAATCTTTTGTTCGTCAGCTTCTTTACGGTAAGCGCTTCTTTATGGAGGAGTTCGGGATTGAGACGAAGATAGAATGGCTTCCCGATGTCTTCGGCTTCTCCGCTGCACTTCCCCAAATACTGAAAAAGGCGGGCATGGACTACTTTATGACGATAAAAATAGGATGGAATGATACTAATCGCTTTCCCTACACACATTTCCTTTGGAGGGGAATAGACGGAACTACAATTGAAACTTTCTTCCCAAGAGCCTTAAATCAGGACATAAATGTGAGGGAGTTAAGGGAGGCTTGGCAAAGGCTTCAGGAAACGGGACCGGCGCCCGAAATCGCCTATTTGTATGGATATGGAGATGGAGGCGGAGGACCAACAAGGGAGCAGATAGAGAAGGGAAAACGCTTTTCCAAGCTTCCTGCTCTTCCCTCCTTGAAGTTCTCAACGGCAAAGGAATTCTTTGAATCCATTAAGGGAAAGGAAAACCTTCCCGTTTGGGATGATGAGCTCTATCTTGAAAGACACAGGGGAACCCTCACGACGCAGGCGAGAAACAAGCGATGGAACAGGAAGGCTGAGTTCCTTCTTCGAGATGCGGAATTCCTCTCCTTCTTTTCCGGTTCCTATCCAAAGGAGAAATTTGATAGGGCTTGGAAGCTCGTCCTCCTCAACCAGTTTCACGACATCCTGCCCGGAAGCTCCATCGGAGAGGTATATGTGGATAGCGAAAGGGATTATAAGGAAATTTTCAGCATAGGTGAGGAGATAAAGGGGAATGCCTTGAGGATTTTGGGAGAAAGGATAAACACTGAAGGCGATGGGAAAGAGGCGGTCATTGTATTCAATAGTCTTTCCTTCCCGAGGAAATCCCTGGTAGAGATTGAGCTTCCCAGGGGAGTTAAGGTGAACGCAGATTGCCAGCGTCTCGGGGAAAAGCTTCTATTTACAGCCGATGTCCCTCCAATGGGATATAGGGTTTATCAAGTAATTGAGGGAGAGCCGGAAGAAGGTGGGTTGACAGTTAGGGAAGACCACCTTGAGAACGATTTGTTCAGCTTGGATGTAGACGATGAGGGGAGGATAACGAGGCTTTACGATAAGGTGAATGATAGGGAGGTGCTCTCCGCGCCGGGCAACGAGCTCTTGCTTTTCCACGACCTCGGCGATGCGTGGGAGGTGGAGAAGGACTACGAGGTCAAGTCTTGGAAGTTAGGCAAGGTCAAAAAGCAGGTTGTGGAGAGAGGACCCTTGCGCGGTGTTCTCCGCTTGGAGTGGCAGTTCGGAAACTCACGAATGGTTCAGGATTTGACCATTTACAGAGATATCCCACGCATTGATTTCGTCACTTATGTTGATTGGCGCGAAAAGCATAAACTCTTGAAAGTGGCATTTCCCGTTAATGTGAGGGCTCGCTATGCGACTTACAATATCGCCTACGGCAACCTCCAGCGACCTACCCACAGGAACACCAGCTGGGAGCAGGCGAGGTTTGAGGTAAGCGGGCATAAGTGGGCTGACCTATCAGACAGCTCTTACGGCGTAAGCCTTATGAACGATTGCAAATATGGATACGATATAAGGGATAATGTGATGCGTCTAAGCCTGTTGAGGGCTCCCACGGCACCCGATCCGGAAGCCGACCAAGGTGAACATTGGTTCACCTATGCCCTCCATCCCCATAAAGCTGGCTTGGATTCAACGATTGAATGGGCTTATGACCTCAATGTTCCCTTGATTGCCAAGATAGAAAGCATACACAAGGGAGATTTGCCCAGCCAGTGCTCCTTCATGTCTGCTGAGGGAGTGATAATAGGAGCGGTTAAGAAAGCGGAGGATGACGATTCTTTGATAATCCGATGCTACGAGCCCTTGGGACGCTGGACGAGAGC
- a CDS encoding carbohydrate binding domain-containing protein encodes MRSLAPLLLLASILSSAQSNLEILSSKRERICLNGRWEFMPAIDENSFSQSSWGIILVPGTWNGNWRLPGLITKGKGPSWQDIDLSTLGRAWYRKNVLIPKNWKGKTILLTLGRVSTDAIVFANGVECGRVEWPYGSVDIAKAVEPGKEAEIRILVASGGDEKEARELLNLKNPQYSTNAKLETKGLIGEVFLECRPMGAHIDDIFIQTSVREKTLTIEIEISDIKIKEEVEIIARVLNEKGNEEKRFQARKKLSGKPSENLKVSWKWENPHLWDFRQPNLYKLLLQVKGKKIDDEWGEIFGFREFWIDGKKFFLNGREIRLRPDEAGDVWNNCAGVSEVIEAMLEGELATGFNIVELWPWNHDERGSTHFRELWCEIADRKGILIMAPALDMAPYITWGDLNHWWQAGVKETYEKRMFAELRRYRNHPSVVMWTTTANFAGYDWQDQNPRFIGRKNWYEGKNPSADKHWKAIREGIALIKKYDPTRPVIVHHGVYNGDVFAPNTYLNLIPLQEREEWLSHWVKYGDMPYLPIEFGTPLTTTFMRGRDGYGNAIISEPWVTEFCAIYLGRKAYELETDEYRREIVNRYQGDQHYANWQGHPALAGAPALQALESLFIQNTWRSWRTWGITGGMVPWRDGIFWQEKTGEIKLPFKEGKRGVYRETIPISLLYYRRPEGNIIHPALETLKKVNGPTLAWIAGPKEAFTAKDHNFFAGQKIQKQIVLINDERDTLPYNFHWEALLGQKVLAKGEKKGQIEPATNLFFPIEIVLPDTLPSDKVDGKIVLKARIGGYEHTDEFSFRAFRPIRKGKEEIWLFDPVGETTNLFRKLGYDVKLVKNALPSGVSRIVIGRKVLSNGFKLPFDLRGFLQNGGRALVMSQDPEWFRQYLGLRVARHLSRRVFMVNSYHPVVKGLDDEDLRDWNGISKLVEEYPEYPMEQIPPYGWHWGNRGAITSAAIEKPHRGSWRPILECEFDLAYSPLMELNYGRGLLILCTLDLEDHALLDPACQKLAYQLIEYLQKGGTACKREQKVIYIGGERGARLLDFLGVNYQRESDLRQDAGLVIIGSDAEVEEEKLKEYMENGGKVLFLPRDNPDVPFEVKLEKKGRFHGSLNIPNWEECSGLSPSDLHWKADYPAWLITGGCEVGADGLLGRVKMGKGVAIYSQIDPFRFNSLERVRNGDFSSQLDGWTFGQYGTAKGDAVVDINIPEELRKANPSAKSVRIAVSQASDQTWHIQFRQPVGRIEAGKSYSLSFWAKADRDCRAVVALIMDHEPFNVVDFSSNLNLSNEWKFFQFTIRATKDEKVRVEFQLAIQPATYWLTAISFQQMGKDIWEEIVATYFRFTRWRETRALSQILSNLGASFKSDEIFFSPMPRDIPLPEKWQYQITLKLLPAPSPDKVHSDPGISEKAKRLIENPSEKGWKETNVPGLLREFQEIDGEAVFRATIEIPPQWQGRDLLLSLGAIDDYDFTFFNGELIGSTDNRTPNWWSAPRTYTIPGRLVKAGKNTITVRLFDNYGGGGFAGAAQQMKIRLKEPPFPVDFYHPDHIPDFPLGDDPYRYFRW; translated from the coding sequence ATGAGAAGTCTCGCTCCTTTGTTGTTATTAGCTTCCATTTTAAGTTCAGCCCAAAGCAATTTGGAAATCCTCTCATCAAAGCGGGAGAGGATTTGTCTAAATGGAAGATGGGAATTTATGCCCGCAATAGACGAAAATTCTTTCTCGCAATCATCCTGGGGAATTATACTGGTGCCAGGAACCTGGAATGGAAATTGGAGACTACCGGGCTTAATAACCAAGGGGAAGGGACCATCTTGGCAGGATATAGACCTCTCAACGCTTGGTAGAGCTTGGTATAGGAAAAATGTTTTAATCCCCAAAAATTGGAAGGGAAAAACGATTCTTTTGACTCTGGGCAGGGTAAGCACTGACGCAATCGTGTTCGCTAACGGAGTTGAATGCGGGAGAGTAGAATGGCCCTATGGTTCTGTGGATATCGCGAAGGCGGTTGAGCCAGGCAAGGAAGCAGAAATAAGAATATTAGTAGCCTCGGGCGGCGACGAGAAGGAAGCGAGAGAGCTTCTGAATCTCAAAAATCCCCAATATTCAACTAATGCAAAATTGGAAACAAAGGGATTGATTGGAGAGGTGTTTCTTGAGTGTAGACCTATGGGAGCTCATATAGATGATATCTTCATCCAGACCTCTGTGCGAGAGAAAACCCTGACAATTGAAATAGAAATTTCAGATATCAAAATCAAAGAAGAAGTAGAAATCATCGCTCGGGTTCTAAACGAGAAAGGCAATGAGGAAAAGAGATTTCAAGCAAGGAAAAAATTATCCGGTAAGCCAAGCGAGAACTTAAAAGTTTCATGGAAATGGGAAAATCCTCACCTCTGGGATTTTCGCCAGCCAAACCTATACAAGCTATTGCTACAAGTGAAGGGTAAAAAAATAGATGATGAATGGGGCGAAATCTTCGGTTTTCGGGAGTTTTGGATTGATGGAAAGAAATTTTTCTTGAATGGAAGAGAAATCCGTCTTCGCCCAGATGAGGCAGGAGATGTATGGAACAATTGTGCGGGAGTTTCCGAGGTAATTGAGGCTATGTTGGAGGGAGAACTTGCCACCGGTTTCAATATTGTTGAGTTGTGGCCTTGGAACCACGATGAGAGAGGAAGCACCCATTTTAGAGAGCTGTGGTGTGAGATAGCGGACAGAAAGGGAATCTTAATTATGGCGCCCGCCTTGGATATGGCTCCCTATATCACGTGGGGGGATTTAAATCACTGGTGGCAGGCAGGGGTAAAGGAAACATACGAAAAACGAATGTTTGCGGAATTGCGTCGCTATCGCAATCACCCCTCAGTCGTTATGTGGACAACAACAGCAAACTTCGCTGGCTACGATTGGCAGGACCAAAACCCTCGCTTCATTGGGAGGAAAAACTGGTATGAGGGGAAAAATCCCTCCGCTGATAAGCATTGGAAAGCGATAAGGGAAGGCATCGCCTTGATTAAGAAATATGACCCTACACGACCGGTTATCGTTCATCACGGAGTGTATAACGGCGATGTTTTCGCTCCCAATACCTATCTCAACCTCATCCCCCTTCAGGAAAGAGAGGAATGGCTAAGCCATTGGGTGAAATACGGCGATATGCCCTATTTACCCATTGAATTCGGAACCCCTCTCACAACTACTTTTATGCGAGGACGAGACGGTTACGGAAACGCTATCATCAGCGAACCCTGGGTTACTGAATTCTGCGCCATTTATCTAGGGAGAAAAGCTTACGAACTGGAAACGGATGAATATAGAAGGGAAATCGTCAACCGATATCAAGGCGACCAACATTATGCCAACTGGCAGGGACATCCCGCTTTAGCTGGCGCGCCCGCCCTCCAAGCTCTTGAAAGCCTCTTCATTCAAAACACTTGGAGAAGCTGGCGAACCTGGGGGATAACGGGAGGAATGGTTCCCTGGAGGGATGGAATATTCTGGCAAGAGAAAACAGGAGAAATCAAGCTGCCATTTAAAGAAGGAAAGAGAGGAGTGTATAGGGAAACAATTCCAATCTCCCTTTTATATTACCGCCGTCCCGAGGGGAACATCATTCACCCTGCTTTGGAGACCTTAAAGAAAGTTAATGGTCCCACTTTAGCCTGGATAGCTGGTCCCAAGGAAGCTTTCACCGCTAAAGACCACAACTTCTTCGCCGGTCAAAAAATCCAAAAGCAAATAGTACTGATAAATGATGAAAGGGACACTCTACCCTATAACTTCCATTGGGAGGCTTTATTAGGACAGAAGGTCTTAGCCAAGGGAGAAAAGAAGGGGCAAATAGAACCCGCAACGAATCTTTTCTTCCCCATAGAAATCGTTCTCCCCGATACACTGCCATCCGATAAAGTAGATGGGAAAATCGTTCTCAAAGCGAGAATAGGAGGATACGAGCATACAGATGAGTTTTCCTTTCGCGCTTTCCGACCAATCCGAAAAGGAAAAGAAGAGATTTGGTTGTTCGACCCCGTTGGGGAAACAACTAATCTTTTCCGAAAACTCGGTTACGATGTGAAGCTTGTAAAGAATGCCTTGCCCAGTGGAGTATCAAGAATCGTGATTGGGAGAAAGGTTCTTTCAAATGGTTTCAAATTGCCCTTTGACTTAAGGGGTTTCCTTCAAAATGGTGGAAGAGCATTGGTTATGTCTCAAGACCCAGAGTGGTTCAGGCAATACCTTGGCTTACGCGTTGCTCGCCACTTATCCAGAAGGGTGTTCATGGTGAATTCCTACCATCCCGTGGTAAAGGGATTAGATGATGAGGACTTGAGGGATTGGAATGGCATAAGCAAATTAGTTGAGGAGTATCCTGAGTATCCGATGGAGCAAATACCACCCTATGGTTGGCATTGGGGCAACAGGGGAGCTATTACAAGCGCTGCTATTGAAAAGCCGCATAGGGGCAGTTGGCGCCCAATATTGGAATGCGAATTCGATTTAGCCTATTCCCCCCTTATGGAGCTCAACTATGGCAGAGGGCTTCTCATCCTCTGCACGCTCGATTTGGAGGACCACGCTCTTTTAGACCCAGCCTGCCAGAAGCTCGCATATCAATTGATTGAATATCTTCAAAAGGGAGGCACAGCTTGTAAAAGGGAACAAAAGGTAATTTACATAGGTGGGGAGAGAGGAGCGAGATTATTGGATTTCCTCGGCGTGAATTATCAAAGGGAAAGCGATTTGAGACAAGATGCTGGATTGGTCATTATCGGCTCCGATGCAGAGGTTGAAGAGGAAAAGTTAAAGGAATATATGGAAAATGGAGGTAAGGTCCTCTTTCTGCCAAGGGATAATCCAGACGTACCTTTTGAAGTTAAATTGGAGAAAAAGGGGAGATTTCATGGCTCTTTAAATATCCCCAACTGGGAGGAATGCTCAGGTTTAAGCCCTTCCGACCTTCACTGGAAAGCGGATTATCCCGCTTGGTTGATAACTGGAGGCTGTGAAGTTGGTGCAGATGGTCTATTGGGAAGAGTGAAAATGGGCAAGGGGGTGGCCATATATTCCCAAATAGACCCATTCCGTTTCAATTCACTTGAAAGGGTGAGAAATGGCGATTTCTCATCCCAGCTGGATGGATGGACATTCGGTCAATATGGAACAGCAAAAGGTGACGCGGTAGTGGATATTAACATCCCAGAAGAGCTAAGGAAAGCTAATCCATCCGCAAAATCAGTCAGAATAGCCGTGAGTCAAGCAAGTGACCAGACTTGGCATATTCAATTTCGCCAGCCTGTGGGAAGAATTGAGGCGGGAAAAAGCTACTCGCTGAGCTTCTGGGCTAAAGCGGATAGAGATTGCCGTGCCGTTGTCGCATTGATAATGGACCACGAGCCTTTCAATGTTGTTGACTTCAGCTCCAACCTCAATTTAAGCAATGAATGGAAATTCTTCCAGTTCACTATACGTGCCACAAAGGACGAGAAAGTAAGGGTAGAGTTCCAGCTTGCGATTCAACCAGCGACCTATTGGCTTACAGCTATATCCTTCCAACAAATGGGGAAAGACATATGGGAAGAAATCGTGGCTACCTACTTCAGATTCACTCGCTGGCGGGAGACAAGGGCTTTATCCCAAATCCTCTCCAATCTCGGCGCAAGCTTCAAAAGCGATGAAATCTTCTTTTCCCCGATGCCAAGGGATATCCCTTTGCCGGAAAAATGGCAATATCAGATAACCCTTAAACTCCTTCCCGCACCTTCACCAGACAAAGTTCACTCCGACCCCGGAATCAGCGAGAAAGCGAAGAGATTGATAGAAAATCCATCTGAAAAGGGATGGAAAGAGACGAATGTCCCCGGATTGTTGAGAGAGTTTCAAGAAATAGATGGAGAAGCTGTTTTCCGAGCAACTATTGAGATTCCGCCTCAATGGCAAGGTAGGGATTTGTTGCTTTCCCTCGGAGCAATTGATGACTACGATTTCACCTTCTTCAATGGAGAGTTGATAGGTTCAACTGATAATAGAACACCCAATTGGTGGTCCGCCCCTCGCACATATACAATACCGGGCAGATTGGTTAAAGCGGGCAAAAACACGATAACTGTTAGGCTGTTTGATAATTATGGTGGAGGCGGCTTTGCTGGTGCAGCCCAGCAGATGAAGATTAGACTAAAGGAACCTCCCTTCCCAGTGGATTTCTATCATCCAGACCATATACCAGACTTCCCCCTTGGAGATGACCCCTACCGTTATTTTAGATGGTGA
- a CDS encoding tetratricopeptide repeat protein: protein MICGHCGAEIPDDAVACPYCGAPIEEKFGDSGDWGMEREVYSLLATANLYRVRGLWQEAENKCIEVLRRYPNNPAAHSLLGDIYADQGRWEEAKEWYELAVELAPSSQADKKKLERVKRILAEREKQSKGKMITWGALAFALMLISFSIFLFIQWRHSKAELSINYPSYIPNLPPSSPTPPISLPTPTEEAPPASPYTPREENIRQWIMNAQIPGIERVRVVVDAVNQKAIIDIFSRVPFNYQDVLALLMKISLPVLQAATKADAEIKSFTLRLLVPIDSSTEQAFQGTISREEILQATEETILSLFRDVLWHHSFYQFPNQ from the coding sequence ATGATTTGTGGGCACTGTGGAGCCGAGATTCCCGATGACGCTGTTGCTTGTCCCTACTGTGGAGCTCCCATAGAGGAGAAATTCGGGGACTCCGGAGACTGGGGAATGGAGAGGGAGGTCTATTCCCTCTTGGCTACAGCTAATTTATATAGGGTTAGAGGACTGTGGCAGGAAGCGGAGAATAAGTGCATAGAGGTTCTCCGTCGTTATCCAAACAATCCCGCCGCTCATTCCCTTTTAGGGGATATATATGCTGACCAAGGGAGGTGGGAGGAAGCGAAAGAGTGGTATGAACTAGCTGTTGAGCTTGCGCCTTCATCACAAGCCGACAAGAAGAAACTGGAAAGGGTGAAGAGGATTTTAGCGGAGAGAGAAAAACAATCCAAAGGGAAGATGATAACTTGGGGAGCCTTAGCATTTGCCCTTATGTTGATTTCGTTCTCTATTTTCCTCTTCATTCAATGGAGACATTCCAAGGCGGAACTTTCCATAAATTATCCATCTTACATCCCCAACTTGCCCCCTTCTTCTCCTACTCCTCCCATTTCCCTTCCTACTCCCACTGAGGAGGCGCCCCCCGCCTCTCCATATACTCCAAGGGAGGAAAATATAAGGCAATGGATAATGAACGCCCAGATTCCGGGGATAGAAAGAGTGAGAGTTGTAGTGGACGCCGTCAATCAGAAAGCTATTATTGACATATTCTCCAGAGTTCCTTTCAATTACCAGGATGTGCTGGCTCTTTTGATGAAAATCTCTCTTCCCGTTTTACAAGCAGCTACGAAGGCGGACGCCGAGATAAAATCTTTCACTTTGAGGCTTCTTGTTCCCATTGATTCATCCACTGAGCAAGCGTTTCAAGGAACGATAAGCCGTGAGGAAATACTGCAAGCCACAGAGGAAACAATCCTCTCCCTCTTCCGCGATGTTTTATGGCATCATTCCTTCTACCAATTTCCTAATCAGTGA
- a CDS encoding GGDEF domain-containing protein — MPGFTNDIPSGKGNVTRGRSIFPIVISTLILALVFFSVLLLAAGYGANVGERLVVSLCSWLLILPGIYAIKSKSPIRCARFTMFALLMIVLMALGLSTSDFRFPIHIIIVFSLWAQLLFYPILHKGAVLWLTIITDLILLGAFFPSFPVFHYPSLLLMMCIPFSIITWESGWLGGLAGFIPLIWGILYGRILGYKDEGLFLLIWAPILGGGSATLGLFVNDYRRLKKMINRLQIFWPLGKEVLEQESFKEAMGTVLKYILENIPSTRYSLSVEGKEVEPLSFQSTPPPGDKRDGETFRLRRRFAGSDFNGEVILERDEEFSEEEEEVLIDIFGEVMPAIEKILYLEKAVEVAATDPLTSLANRRYFLYFLREDINRANRYKIPISLVFLDIDGFKAYNDKYGHLAGGEVLRKISRTMKKLVRKTDILARYGGDEFAILFPHIEVNDAMIVCERIRDSVKKLGLSAGDKVITVSGGLTMYRMGEGMGEFLHRADELLYKAKSKGGDRIEVG; from the coding sequence TTGCCCGGTTTTACGAATGATATCCCTTCTGGAAAAGGAAATGTAACTCGGGGAAGAAGCATCTTCCCTATTGTTATATCCACATTAATCCTCGCTTTAGTGTTTTTCTCCGTCCTTCTTCTCGCAGCGGGCTATGGGGCAAATGTTGGAGAAAGATTGGTTGTTTCTCTTTGCTCCTGGCTTCTAATTTTGCCGGGGATTTATGCGATAAAGAGTAAATCACCCATTAGGTGTGCTCGCTTCACGATGTTCGCCCTATTAATGATAGTTTTGATGGCTCTCGGCTTAAGCACCTCGGATTTCAGATTCCCCATTCATATTATCATAGTCTTTTCTTTGTGGGCGCAGCTTCTCTTTTATCCCATCCTTCATAAGGGGGCAGTTCTTTGGCTAACAATTATTACAGACCTCATCCTATTGGGAGCTTTCTTTCCTTCTTTCCCTGTTTTCCATTATCCTTCACTCCTACTTATGATGTGTATTCCCTTCTCAATCATTACTTGGGAGAGCGGGTGGTTAGGGGGATTGGCTGGCTTCATACCACTCATTTGGGGGATATTATATGGAAGAATTTTAGGATATAAGGACGAAGGGCTGTTCTTATTGATATGGGCACCGATTTTAGGAGGTGGTAGTGCCACACTTGGATTATTTGTTAACGATTATAGGAGATTGAAGAAGATGATAAACAGATTGCAAATCTTCTGGCCGTTGGGTAAGGAGGTTTTGGAACAGGAAAGTTTCAAAGAGGCGATGGGAACAGTTTTGAAATATATATTGGAAAATATTCCCTCAACGAGATATTCTTTATCTGTTGAAGGGAAGGAGGTTGAGCCACTTTCCTTTCAATCTACCCCTCCACCAGGGGATAAAAGAGATGGTGAAACTTTTCGTTTGCGAAGGCGGTTTGCAGGCTCTGATTTCAATGGAGAGGTGATTTTGGAGAGGGACGAGGAGTTCAGCGAAGAAGAGGAAGAGGTTTTGATAGACATATTCGGGGAAGTAATGCCGGCGATTGAGAAAATCCTCTACTTGGAAAAGGCGGTTGAGGTTGCTGCTACCGACCCTTTGACTTCCCTCGCTAACAGGAGATATTTCCTCTATTTTTTACGAGAAGATATCAATAGGGCTAATCGTTATAAGATACCTATTTCCCTGGTGTTTTTGGACATAGATGGGTTTAAAGCTTATAATGATAAATATGGACATTTAGCTGGAGGCGAGGTCTTGCGTAAAATAAGCCGAACTATGAAGAAGCTCGTTCGTAAAACCGATATACTCGCTCGCTATGGGGGAGATGAATTCGCCATACTTTTCCCTCATATCGAGGTTAATGATGCTATGATTGTTTGTGAAAGGATAAGGGATAGCGTAAAGAAGCTCGGGCTCTCCGCAGGAGATAAAGTTATTACTGTTAGCGGTGGCTTAACTATGTATAGAATGGGAGAGGGAATGGGGGAATTTCTTCACAGGGCAGACGAGTTATTGTACAAGGCAAAATCAAAGGGCGGAGATAGAATAGAGGTAGGATGA
- a CDS encoding DUF763 domain-containing protein, producing MRRGIADSPLHYGACPPWLFVKMKRLGRGIIEGIAEEYGSEEVLRRLSDPFWFQALGCLLGFDWHSSGLTTTLCGALKEGIRGMERDLGLWIAGGKGKTSLKTPQEIEMVGDKEGMEVGHLIYASRMSAKVDNSALQDGYQIYHHTFIFTRSGKWCVIQQGMNERTGYARRYHWLSDEVCDFVCEPHSSIVSQMVEKTVLNMVAKESGKAREAVTLLSSERPEKTLKELERIEVLRLPKEHPVVIRKESLRKVLLKTYERKPRDFEELLGIEGVGSATIRALALLGELIFGAKPSYRDPVKFSFAHGGKDGHPYPVNRKTYEKTIQVLEEAVRLAKLGKKDKWEVLRKLARFYE from the coding sequence GTGAGAAGGGGAATAGCTGATAGTCCTTTGCATTACGGTGCTTGTCCTCCCTGGCTTTTTGTGAAGATGAAGCGGTTGGGTAGGGGGATAATAGAGGGGATAGCTGAGGAATACGGTAGTGAGGAGGTTTTGAGGAGGCTTTCCGACCCGTTTTGGTTTCAAGCTCTTGGTTGCCTTTTGGGATTTGATTGGCATTCCTCTGGGCTAACTACCACACTATGTGGGGCATTGAAGGAGGGAATAAGAGGGATGGAAAGGGATTTGGGGCTATGGATTGCGGGAGGGAAAGGGAAAACATCCCTCAAAACTCCACAGGAGATAGAAATGGTGGGCGATAAGGAGGGTATGGAGGTGGGACATTTGATATATGCTTCAAGGATGTCCGCTAAAGTGGATAACTCTGCTCTTCAGGATGGTTATCAAATCTATCATCATACATTCATTTTCACGAGGTCTGGGAAGTGGTGTGTTATACAGCAGGGGATGAACGAGAGGACAGGCTATGCTCGTCGCTATCACTGGTTGAGCGATGAGGTATGCGATTTCGTATGTGAACCGCATTCATCCATAGTTTCTCAAATGGTTGAAAAAACCGTCTTGAATATGGTGGCGAAGGAAAGTGGAAAGGCGAGGGAAGCTGTGACTCTTCTTTCCTCCGAACGACCCGAGAAAACCCTTAAGGAGCTGGAGAGAATAGAAGTTCTTCGGCTTCCCAAAGAGCATCCAGTGGTAATCAGAAAAGAAAGCTTAAGGAAGGTGTTGCTGAAAACTTACGAGCGAAAACCAAGGGATTTTGAAGAGCTCCTTGGCATTGAGGGGGTAGGGTCAGCCACGATAAGGGCATTGGCGCTCCTTGGGGAGCTAATCTTTGGAGCCAAGCCTTCCTATCGGGACCCAGTGAAGTTTTCCTTCGCTCACGGCGGGAAAGACGGACATCCTTATCCGGTAAATAGGAAAACTTACGAAAAAACCATCCAGGTATTGGAGGAGGCTGTAAGGCTGGCAAAGTTAGGGAAAAAGGATAAGTGGGAGGTTTTAAGGAAACTTGCCCGGTTTTACGAATGA